A single region of the Bacteroides luhongzhouii genome encodes:
- a CDS encoding glycoside hydrolase family 2 TIM barrel-domain containing protein has protein sequence MKKKERMRIYTLLLGVLFVSPIQAQTMHDWENHHVLQINREPARAAFTPFSVQKGDCSISLDGTWKFRWTPVPNERVLNFYQINFDDKDWTDFPVPANWEVNGYGTPIYVSAGYPFKIDPPRVMGEPKTDYTTYKERNPVGQYRRTFVLPAGWEANGQTFLRFEGVMSAFYVWVNGERVGYSQGSMEPSEFNVTKYLKSGENQISLEVYRYSDGSYLEDQDFWRFGGIHRSIHLIHTPDIHVRDYAVRTLPASASDYKDFILQIDPQFSVYRGMTGKGYILQGILKNASGKEVATLKGDVEDILDLEHKASRMNEWYPQRGPRKMGRLSAIIKSPERWTAETPYLYKLHLTLQNEEGKVVEQIEQAVGFRSVEIKKGQLLVNGNPVRFRGVNRHEHDPRTARVMSEERMLQDILLMKQANINAVRTSHYPNVSRWYELCDSLGLYVMDEADIEEHGLRGTLASTPDWHAAFMDRAVRMAERDKNYPCIVMWSMGNESGYGPNFAAISAWLHDFDPTRPVHYEGAQGVDANPDPKTVDVISRFYTRVKQEYLNPGIAEGEDKERAENARWERLLEIAERTNDDRPVMTSEYAHSMGNALGNFKEYWDEIYSNPRMLGGFIWDWVDQGIYKTLPDGRTMVAYGGDFGDKPNLKAFCFNGLLMSDRETTPKYWEVKKVYAPVELKMEKGKLKVTNRNHHIDLSSYRCLWTVSIDGKQKEQGEITLPEIAPGESKTIDLPTFRSLKSSSSLSDKTKKDRIKTLSDCQLKVSIVLKSDALWAKAGHEVTWEQFCLQKGDLASADLINKGALQVKEDDKSLSISGRGFSVQWEKKVNGSMTSLIYKDKEILAHSDDFPVQPVTQVFRAPTDNDKSFGNWLAKDWKLHGMDHPQINLESFHHEERADGAVIVRIQTSNLYKEGKVVTTSVYTVFSDGTIDLKTTFLPQGVLPEIPRLGIAFCLAPAYNTFTWYGRGPQDNYPDRKTSAMMGLWKGSVAEQYVHYPRPQDSGNKEEVHYLTLTDKQNKGIRVDAVENAFSASALHYTVQDIYEETHDCNLKPRAEVILNMDAAVLGLGNSSCGPGVLKKYAIEKKEQTLHLRISSKQ, from the coding sequence ATGAAGAAAAAAGAACGAATGAGAATATATACTTTACTGCTTGGCGTATTGTTTGTAAGTCCTATACAGGCACAAACAATGCATGATTGGGAGAATCATCATGTCCTTCAGATCAACCGTGAACCGGCAAGAGCCGCTTTTACCCCTTTCTCTGTACAGAAAGGAGACTGCTCAATCTCTTTAGACGGAACCTGGAAATTTCGTTGGACTCCCGTTCCCAATGAAAGAGTATTGAATTTTTATCAGATCAATTTTGATGATAAAGATTGGACGGATTTTCCTGTTCCCGCCAACTGGGAAGTGAACGGATATGGCACGCCTATCTATGTTTCAGCAGGTTATCCGTTCAAAATAGATCCCCCACGAGTGATGGGAGAACCGAAAACTGACTATACCACGTATAAAGAACGAAACCCGGTAGGGCAATATCGTCGTACCTTTGTTTTGCCAGCCGGATGGGAAGCAAACGGACAGACTTTTCTACGCTTTGAAGGTGTGATGAGTGCGTTTTATGTTTGGGTCAACGGTGAGCGGGTAGGGTATAGCCAAGGCAGTATGGAACCGAGTGAATTTAATGTCACGAAGTATCTGAAATCCGGAGAAAATCAGATTTCACTGGAAGTCTACCGGTATAGTGACGGTTCTTATCTGGAAGATCAGGACTTCTGGCGTTTTGGTGGTATTCATCGTAGTATTCATCTGATACATACACCGGATATTCATGTCCGTGATTATGCAGTACGCACTCTTCCTGCATCTGCTAGTGATTATAAAGACTTTATTTTGCAGATTGATCCACAATTCAGTGTATATAGAGGGATGACCGGAAAAGGGTATATCTTACAGGGAATACTGAAGAATGCTTCAGGCAAAGAAGTTGCCACATTGAAAGGCGATGTGGAAGATATTCTTGATTTGGAACATAAAGCAAGCCGGATGAATGAATGGTATCCGCAGCGTGGTCCGCGTAAAATGGGACGTTTGTCAGCCATTATAAAATCGCCGGAAAGATGGACGGCAGAAACACCCTATCTTTATAAATTACACTTAACTCTCCAAAATGAAGAAGGAAAAGTCGTAGAACAGATAGAACAGGCCGTAGGCTTCCGCTCTGTAGAAATCAAAAAAGGACAACTGTTAGTGAATGGTAATCCGGTTCGTTTTCGTGGAGTGAACCGCCACGAGCATGATCCACGGACGGCACGTGTCATGAGTGAAGAACGAATGCTTCAGGATATTCTTTTAATGAAGCAGGCAAATATAAATGCGGTACGCACCAGCCATTACCCCAATGTCAGCCGTTGGTACGAGCTATGTGACAGCTTGGGATTGTACGTGATGGACGAAGCGGATATAGAAGAACACGGATTACGTGGAACACTCGCAAGTACCCCCGACTGGCATGCGGCATTTATGGACCGTGCGGTCCGTATGGCGGAACGTGATAAGAATTATCCATGTATTGTAATGTGGAGTATGGGAAACGAAAGCGGTTATGGACCGAACTTCGCTGCTATTTCGGCATGGCTGCATGATTTCGATCCCACTCGCCCTGTACACTATGAGGGGGCGCAGGGAGTGGACGCAAATCCTGACCCGAAGACGGTCGATGTTATCAGCCGCTTTTATACCCGGGTGAAACAGGAATACTTAAATCCCGGCATTGCAGAGGGAGAAGACAAGGAACGTGCTGAAAATGCACGCTGGGAACGGTTGCTGGAGATTGCGGAGCGTACCAATGACGACCGGCCGGTAATGACGAGTGAATATGCGCATTCCATGGGGAATGCATTAGGAAATTTCAAGGAATATTGGGATGAAATATATAGCAATCCCCGTATGCTGGGTGGCTTTATATGGGATTGGGTAGATCAGGGAATCTACAAGACATTACCCGATGGCCGTACCATGGTGGCTTACGGCGGTGACTTTGGCGATAAGCCGAATTTAAAAGCTTTCTGCTTTAATGGATTACTGATGAGTGACCGTGAAACTACGCCTAAATATTGGGAGGTAAAAAAAGTATATGCACCGGTTGAGCTGAAAATGGAAAAAGGAAAGCTGAAAGTGACGAACCGGAATCATCACATCGACTTGTCTTCCTATCGTTGTCTATGGACTGTATCCATAGATGGAAAACAGAAGGAACAGGGAGAAATTACATTGCCGGAAATAGCTCCAGGAGAAAGTAAAACAATCGATTTGCCTACTTTCCGTTCATTGAAAAGTAGCAGTTCTTTGAGTGACAAGACAAAGAAAGACCGGATAAAAACTCTTTCCGATTGCCAACTGAAAGTAAGCATTGTTTTGAAATCGGATGCTCTTTGGGCAAAGGCAGGACATGAAGTGACCTGGGAACAATTCTGCTTGCAGAAGGGAGATTTAGCCTCTGCTGATCTGATTAATAAAGGAGCGCTTCAGGTGAAAGAGGATGATAAATCTTTATCGATTAGTGGGCGCGGTTTTTCTGTTCAGTGGGAAAAGAAAGTGAACGGAAGTATGACTTCCCTTATATATAAGGACAAAGAAATATTGGCTCACTCCGATGATTTTCCGGTTCAGCCCGTCACTCAGGTTTTCCGTGCTCCGACAGATAATGACAAGAGCTTCGGAAACTGGTTGGCTAAAGACTGGAAATTGCATGGAATGGATCATCCGCAGATAAATTTGGAATCTTTCCACCATGAAGAACGTGCAGACGGGGCGGTCATTGTCCGGATTCAAACAAGTAATTTATATAAAGAAGGAAAAGTGGTGACGACTTCTGTCTATACGGTCTTTTCAGATGGAACGATTGATCTGAAAACTACTTTCTTGCCACAAGGAGTTCTTCCTGAAATTCCCCGTTTAGGAATCGCATTCTGCCTGGCGCCTGCTTATAATACATTTACCTGGTATGGCAGAGGACCGCAGGATAACTATCCTGACCGCAAAACATCTGCTATGATGGGGCTTTGGAAAGGAAGCGTTGCAGAACAATACGTACATTATCCACGTCCGCAGGACAGTGGAAACAAAGAGGAAGTGCATTATCTTACCCTGACCGACAAACAGAATAAAGGTATTCGTGTTGACGCAGTAGAAAACGCATTTTCTGCATCTGCCCTGCATTACACTGTACAGGACATCTATGAAGAAACTCACGATTGTAATTTAAAACCACGTGCGGAAGTCATTCTTAATATGGATGCTGCTGTACTTGGATTAGGAAACAGTAGTTGCGGACCGGGTGTATTGAAGAAATATGCCATAGAGAAAAAAGAACAGACTCTGCATCTCCGCATCAGTAGTAAACAATGA
- a CDS encoding alpha-d-galacturonidase, protein MKNTRLFMFAACTLFLAACGRQTVKIMTPPDASNRVLFGAEQLQTTLDKAGYQVIMQQGDTTFSDTEIKTILLTEVNDTTLKKEGFHISTTGNLTRVSGKDGSGVIYGCRELIDRVNDSDGKLNFPEELKDGPEMVLRGACVGLQKMTYLPGHGVYEYPYTPESFPWFYDKEQWIKYLDMLVANRMNSLYLWNGHPFASLVKLEDYPFALEVDEETFKMNEEMFSFLTEEADKRGIFVIQMFYNIILSKPFAEHYGLKTQDRNRPITPLIADYTRKSIAAFIEKYPNVGLLVCLGEAMCTVEDDVEWFTKTIIPGVKDGLQALGRTDEPPLLLRAHDTDCKLVMDAALPLYKNLYTMHKYNGESLTTYEPRGPWSKIHTDLSSLGSIHISNVHILANLEPFRWGSPDFVQKAVTAMHNVHGANALHLYPQASYWDWPYTADKLPNNEREFQLDRDWIWYQTWGRYAWNCHRDRTDEMGYWNHQLGKFYGTSDENASNIRVAYEESGEIAPKLLRRFGITEGNRQTLLLGMFMSQLVNPYKYTIYPGFYESCGPEGEKLIEYVEKEWKKQPHVGEMPLDIVAQAIEHGDKAVAAIDKAAGSVSSNKDEFARLQNDMHCYREFAYAFNLKVKAAKLVLDYQWGKEIKNLEEAIPLMEQSLEHYRKLVELTDEHYLYANSMQTAQRRIPIGGDDGKNKTWKELLVHYEKELENFKANLALLKEKQNGNAVTETVEITAWTPANVKLISNYPTVKVDEGTSLFVDVPSKIEAVAPELKGMKAFRFNGNEQREKGTSITFETDAPVKLLVAYFKDDQKKYAKAPKLEIDASANDYGQAEPVLTNAVRINGMPLANVHAYSFPAGKHTLMLPKGYLQVLGFTAAETKVRNAGLAGDEETMDWLFY, encoded by the coding sequence ATGAAAAATACCAGATTATTCATGTTTGCGGCATGCACACTTTTTTTAGCAGCGTGTGGCAGGCAAACCGTGAAGATTATGACTCCGCCGGATGCGTCAAATCGTGTTCTGTTTGGTGCGGAGCAGTTACAGACTACCTTGGATAAAGCCGGTTATCAGGTAATAATGCAACAGGGAGACACTACATTCTCCGATACTGAAATCAAAACGATTCTGTTGACGGAAGTAAATGACACGACACTCAAGAAAGAAGGTTTTCATATTTCGACGACGGGCAATCTGACCAGAGTGTCCGGCAAGGATGGAAGTGGTGTCATTTACGGATGCCGTGAACTGATCGACCGTGTGAATGATTCGGATGGTAAATTGAACTTCCCGGAGGAACTGAAAGACGGTCCTGAAATGGTATTGCGTGGTGCATGTGTAGGATTACAGAAGATGACCTACCTGCCGGGACATGGTGTGTACGAATATCCGTATACGCCGGAAAGTTTCCCTTGGTTTTATGATAAAGAACAGTGGATTAAATACTTGGATATGCTGGTTGCCAACCGCATGAATTCACTGTACCTTTGGAATGGCCATCCGTTTGCGTCATTGGTGAAACTGGAAGATTATCCGTTTGCACTGGAAGTAGATGAAGAAACATTCAAAATGAATGAAGAAATGTTCTCTTTCCTCACAGAAGAAGCAGACAAGCGCGGTATCTTTGTAATACAGATGTTTTATAATATCATTCTTTCCAAACCGTTTGCAGAACATTACGGTTTGAAAACTCAGGACCGTAACCGTCCTATAACTCCTCTGATTGCCGATTATACACGTAAGAGTATTGCCGCTTTCATTGAGAAGTATCCCAATGTAGGATTACTTGTTTGTCTGGGTGAAGCGATGTGTACAGTGGAGGACGATGTGGAATGGTTTACAAAAACAATTATTCCCGGAGTGAAAGACGGATTACAGGCATTGGGACGTACGGATGAACCGCCTCTTTTGTTGCGTGCGCACGACACGGACTGCAAACTGGTGATGGACGCTGCCTTGCCGCTCTATAAGAATCTTTATACGATGCATAAGTATAATGGTGAATCGTTGACTACATACGAACCTCGTGGTCCCTGGTCGAAAATTCATACGGATTTGAGTTCGTTGGGTTCCATTCATATCAGTAACGTACATATCCTGGCAAATTTGGAACCGTTCCGCTGGGGTTCTCCGGATTTCGTTCAGAAGGCGGTAACTGCCATGCACAATGTACACGGTGCCAATGCGTTGCACCTTTATCCGCAGGCTTCATATTGGGACTGGCCTTATACGGCTGACAAATTACCGAACAATGAACGTGAATTCCAGTTGGATCGTGATTGGATCTGGTATCAGACCTGGGGACGCTATGCGTGGAACTGCCATCGCGACCGTACAGATGAGATGGGCTACTGGAACCATCAGTTAGGCAAATTCTATGGAACCTCTGACGAAAATGCAAGCAATATCCGTGTAGCATACGAAGAAAGCGGAGAGATTGCTCCGAAGTTGTTACGTCGTTTCGGTATCACAGAAGGAAATCGCCAAACGTTATTACTGGGTATGTTTATGAGCCAGCTTGTCAATCCATACAAATATACGATCTATCCGGGATTCTATGAAAGCTGCGGACCGGAAGGGGAGAAGCTGATAGAGTATGTAGAGAAAGAATGGAAAAAGCAACCTCATGTAGGTGAAATGCCTTTGGATATTGTTGCTCAAGCAATAGAACATGGAGATAAAGCGGTAGCGGCTATTGATAAAGCAGCAGGTTCCGTCTCTTCAAATAAGGATGAATTTGCACGTTTGCAGAATGATATGCATTGCTATCGTGAGTTTGCGTATGCGTTCAACCTGAAAGTGAAAGCTGCCAAACTGGTATTGGATTATCAATGGGGAAAAGAGATTAAGAATCTTGAAGAAGCTATTCCTTTGATGGAACAAAGCCTGGAACACTATCGCAAATTGGTGGAACTGACGGACGAACATTACTTGTACGCCAACAGTATGCAGACTGCCCAACGTCGTATTCCTATCGGTGGAGATGATGGAAAAAATAAGACTTGGAAAGAATTGCTGGTACACTATGAAAAGGAATTGGAGAATTTCAAAGCCAACCTCGCTTTGTTGAAAGAAAAACAGAATGGAAATGCAGTGACTGAAACTGTCGAGATTACTGCTTGGACTCCTGCAAACGTGAAACTGATCTCTAATTATCCGACAGTGAAAGTGGATGAGGGGACTTCTTTATTTGTGGATGTTCCAAGCAAGATAGAAGCAGTAGCTCCGGAATTGAAAGGAATGAAGGCATTCCGCTTTAATGGAAATGAGCAGAGAGAGAAAGGCACAAGCATCACTTTCGAAACGGATGCCCCGGTGAAACTGTTAGTCGCTTATTTCAAAGACGACCAGAAAAAATATGCAAAAGCTCCGAAACTGGAAATCGATGCGTCAGCCAATGATTACGGTCAGGCGGAACCTGTGTTGACGAATGCTGTCCGTATCAATGGAATGCCTTTGGCAAATGTGCATGCATATAGTTTTCCGGCTGGAAAGCATACGTTGATGTTACCCAAAGGTTATCTGCAAGTGCTGGGATTCACGGCTGCGGAAACGAAAGTTCGTAATGCCGGGCTTGCCGGGGATGAAGAGACAATGGATTGGTTGTTTTACTAA
- a CDS encoding beta-d-glucuronidase/beta-L-arabinofuranosidase, whose amino-acid sequence MKKLLLAVFSITTTFSLYAQREVPQQRMEQIYEEVKTPYKYGLAVAPADNYHKIDCPTVFRQGNKWLMTYVVYNGKGGTDGRGYETWIAESDNLLEWRTLGRVLSYRDGKWDCNQRGGFPALPDMEWGGSYELQTYKGRHWMTYIGGEGTGYEAVKAPLYVGLAWTKEDISTAHEWESLDKPILSIHDKDAQWWEKLTQYKSTVYWDKDKTLGAPFVMYYNAGGRHPETDLKGERVGIALSKDMKTWKRYSGNPVFAHEADGTITGDAHIQKMGDVYVMFYFSAFEPSRKYKAFNTFAASYDLVNWTDWKGADLIIPSKNYDELFAHKSYVVKHDGVVYHFYCAVNNAEQRGIAIATSKPMGRSAVRFPTPESKNRRQITTLNEGWKTWITEATHLKGHFMMPAKTVNIPHNWDDYYGYRQLTHGNMHGTAMYVKDFTADVKSGKRYFLRFDGVGTYATITVNGKDFGRHPIGRTTLTLDVTDELKQGVNRLEVKAEHPEMIADMPWVCGGCSSEWGFSEGSQPLGIFRPVVLEVTDEIRIEPFGVHIWNDEKAANVFVETEVKNYSKTTETVELVNKLSNADGKQVFRLVEKVTLAPGEMKVIRQQAPVENPVLWNTENPYLYKLASMIKRDTKTTDEISTPFGIRTISWPVKRNDGDGRFYLNGKPVFINGVCEYEHQFGQSHAFSNEQVAARVKQIRAAGFNAFRDAHQPHHLDYQRYWDEEGILFWTQFSAHVWYDTPEFRENFKKLLRQWVKERRNSPSVVMWGLQNESTLPREFAQECSDLIREMDPTAKTMRVITTCNGGEGTDWNVIQNWSGTYGGDVTKYGRELSQANQLLNGEYGAWRSIDLHTEPGDFQVNGVWSEDRMCQLMETKIRLAEQAKDSVCGQFQWIYSSHDNPGRRQPDEAYRKIDKVGPFNYKGLVTPWEEPLDVYYMYRANYVPAAKDPMVYLVSHTWTDRFEKGRRRATIEAYSNCDSVLLYNDLTNEKTTFLGRKKNNGTGTHFMWENRDIRYNILRAVGYYKGKPVAEDLIVFNGLEQAPNFELLYQDDKKILKGEAGYNYLYRLNCGGDDYTDSFGQLWLQDNTNYSRSWAENFKDLNPYLASQRTTNDPIRGTRDWTVFQHFRFGRHQLEYRFPVADGTYRIELYFTEPWHGTGGSASTDCEGLRIFDVAVNDSVVLDDLDIWAESGHDGVCKKIVYATVKGGMLKIHFPEVKAGQALISGIAIASTDQKLKPTIFPASGWSWEKADKEVMEKTPKELLPEDKNARISISYEAETAVLRGKFQKKEHRKQMGVFFGKGKGNSIEWNVSTGLAQVYALRFKYMNTTGKPIPVLMKFIDSKGVILKEDVLNFPETPDKWKMMSTTTGTFINAGHYKVLLSAENMDGIAFDALDIQ is encoded by the coding sequence ATGAAGAAGTTATTGTTGGCAGTTTTTAGTATAACCACCACTTTCTCTCTATATGCGCAACGGGAAGTTCCGCAGCAACGAATGGAGCAGATTTACGAGGAAGTAAAGACACCATACAAATACGGGCTTGCAGTTGCCCCGGCAGACAATTATCATAAGATTGATTGTCCTACCGTTTTTCGCCAAGGGAACAAGTGGCTGATGACTTATGTGGTTTACAACGGTAAAGGTGGAACCGATGGTCGTGGTTACGAAACGTGGATAGCAGAAAGTGACAATCTACTCGAATGGCGCACTTTGGGACGGGTTCTTTCTTATCGGGACGGAAAATGGGACTGCAATCAGCGTGGCGGATTTCCTGCATTACCGGATATGGAATGGGGTGGAAGCTATGAGCTTCAGACTTATAAAGGTCGCCATTGGATGACTTATATCGGTGGTGAAGGAACGGGCTACGAAGCTGTAAAAGCCCCGCTTTATGTCGGACTGGCATGGACGAAAGAAGATATTTCTACGGCACATGAATGGGAATCTCTGGACAAACCGATTTTGAGCATCCATGATAAAGATGCCCAATGGTGGGAAAAACTGACTCAATATAAGAGTACTGTTTATTGGGATAAAGATAAAACATTGGGAGCTCCGTTTGTGATGTATTACAACGCGGGCGGCCGTCATCCGGAAACGGATTTAAAAGGCGAACGTGTCGGCATTGCGCTTTCCAAAGATATGAAGACATGGAAACGCTACTCCGGAAATCCGGTCTTTGCGCATGAAGCTGATGGAACCATTACAGGAGATGCGCATATCCAAAAGATGGGAGATGTATATGTGATGTTCTATTTCTCTGCTTTTGAACCTTCGCGTAAATATAAAGCATTCAATACATTTGCTGCCAGTTATGATTTGGTGAACTGGACCGATTGGAAAGGAGCCGACTTGATTATCCCTTCCAAGAACTACGATGAACTGTTTGCTCATAAGAGCTATGTGGTAAAACATGATGGAGTGGTTTATCATTTCTATTGTGCGGTAAACAATGCAGAGCAACGTGGCATTGCCATAGCTACCAGTAAGCCGATGGGACGTTCGGCTGTCCGTTTCCCGACTCCGGAGAGTAAGAATCGCCGGCAGATCACGACATTAAATGAGGGTTGGAAAACCTGGATTACAGAGGCAACTCATTTGAAAGGTCATTTTATGATGCCTGCAAAAACGGTGAATATTCCTCATAATTGGGACGATTATTATGGATACCGCCAGTTGACACATGGAAACATGCATGGAACGGCTATGTATGTGAAAGATTTCACAGCGGATGTAAAATCCGGGAAACGGTATTTCCTTCGTTTTGATGGAGTGGGTACATACGCCACCATTACAGTGAATGGAAAGGACTTCGGTCGTCATCCCATAGGGCGCACTACGTTGACTTTGGATGTCACAGATGAATTAAAACAGGGAGTAAATCGCCTGGAAGTGAAAGCAGAGCATCCTGAAATGATTGCCGATATGCCTTGGGTATGTGGAGGATGTTCGTCGGAATGGGGATTCAGTGAGGGGTCCCAGCCGTTAGGTATCTTCCGTCCTGTGGTATTGGAAGTAACAGATGAGATTCGCATAGAACCTTTTGGTGTACATATTTGGAATGATGAAAAGGCCGCTAACGTATTTGTTGAAACAGAGGTTAAGAATTATAGTAAAACAACAGAAACGGTAGAGTTGGTCAATAAACTAAGCAATGCTGATGGAAAACAAGTTTTCCGTTTGGTTGAGAAAGTTACTTTAGCTCCGGGAGAAATGAAAGTTATCCGCCAACAGGCTCCTGTTGAGAATCCTGTCTTGTGGAATACGGAAAATCCATATCTCTATAAATTAGCCAGCATGATTAAGCGTGATACGAAGACGACAGATGAAATTTCGACACCCTTCGGTATTCGTACCATTAGCTGGCCGGTAAAACGAAACGATGGAGACGGACGTTTTTACCTGAATGGAAAGCCGGTGTTTATCAATGGAGTATGCGAGTATGAACATCAGTTCGGACAAAGTCATGCGTTCAGCAATGAACAGGTCGCTGCAAGGGTAAAACAGATACGCGCAGCCGGTTTCAATGCATTCCGGGATGCCCATCAGCCCCATCATCTCGATTATCAGAGGTATTGGGATGAAGAGGGAATCTTGTTTTGGACACAGTTTTCTGCCCACGTGTGGTATGACACTCCGGAGTTTCGTGAGAACTTTAAAAAATTGCTTCGTCAATGGGTGAAAGAACGTCGTAATTCTCCGTCAGTGGTGATGTGGGGATTGCAGAATGAAAGCACTTTGCCTCGTGAGTTCGCACAGGAGTGCAGTGATCTTATCCGGGAGATGGACCCGACTGCCAAGACAATGCGTGTCATAACAACCTGTAATGGCGGTGAAGGTACAGACTGGAATGTGATTCAAAATTGGAGTGGTACGTATGGAGGAGATGTGACAAAATATGGTCGTGAGCTCTCTCAAGCGAACCAATTATTGAATGGGGAATATGGAGCGTGGAGAAGTATCGACCTGCATACGGAACCGGGAGATTTCCAGGTGAACGGAGTGTGGAGTGAAGACCGTATGTGTCAGCTGATGGAAACTAAAATCCGTTTGGCAGAACAGGCTAAAGATAGTGTTTGCGGACAATTCCAGTGGATATACAGCAGTCATGATAATCCCGGACGTCGCCAGCCGGATGAAGCGTATCGCAAGATAGATAAAGTAGGTCCGTTCAATTATAAAGGATTGGTTACTCCGTGGGAAGAACCGTTGGACGTATATTATATGTATCGTGCCAACTATGTTCCGGCTGCGAAAGACCCGATGGTTTACCTGGTATCACATACATGGACCGACCGTTTTGAAAAAGGACGTCGCCGTGCCACCATCGAGGCTTACAGCAATTGTGATTCTGTATTGCTATACAACGATCTGACAAATGAAAAGACAACCTTCCTCGGACGTAAAAAGAACAACGGAACAGGCACTCATTTTATGTGGGAAAACCGGGATATTCGTTATAACATACTTCGTGCTGTAGGGTATTACAAAGGTAAGCCGGTGGCAGAAGACCTGATAGTATTCAATGGTTTGGAACAAGCCCCTAACTTCGAACTTCTTTATCAGGATGATAAAAAGATATTGAAAGGAGAGGCAGGATATAATTATCTGTATCGTCTCAACTGTGGAGGGGATGATTATACAGATAGTTTCGGACAGTTGTGGTTGCAGGACAATACGAATTATTCCCGCTCATGGGCGGAGAATTTTAAGGATCTGAATCCTTATCTTGCCAGTCAACGTACCACCAATGATCCGATTCGTGGCACCCGTGACTGGACGGTATTCCAACATTTCCGCTTCGGACGTCATCAGTTGGAATATCGTTTCCCTGTGGCAGACGGAACATATCGTATTGAACTGTATTTCACAGAACCTTGGCATGGTACGGGCGGAAGCGCTTCTACCGACTGTGAAGGGCTGCGTATATTCGATGTTGCTGTGAATGATTCTGTTGTATTAGACGACTTGGACATTTGGGCTGAAAGCGGTCATGACGGAGTTTGTAAGAAGATAGTATATGCCACAGTGAAGGGTGGAATGTTGAAAATTCATTTTCCGGAAGTGAAAGCAGGACAAGCCTTGATTTCGGGCATTGCTATTGCCAGCACAGATCAGAAACTGAAACCGACGATATTCCCTGCGTCCGGCTGGAGTTGGGAAAAGGCGGATAAAGAAGTGATGGAAAAGACTCCGAAAGAGTTGCTTCCGGAAGACAAGAATGCCCGTATCAGTATATCATACGAAGCGGAAACAGCTGTGCTGAGAGGCAAATTCCAAAAGAAAGAACATCGCAAACAGATGGGAGTGTTTTTTGGTAAAGGAAAAGGCAACAGCATTGAATGGAATGTTTCTACCGGATTGGCACAAGTGTACGCGCTTCGTTTTAAATATATGAACACTACCGGAAAACCAATACCTGTTTTGATGAAATTCATTGATTCAAAGGGAGTAATATTGAAAGAGGATGTATTGAACTTCCCGGAGACACCGGATAAATGGAAGATGATGAGCACCACTACCGGAACCTTTATCAATGCCGGACATTATAAAGTATTACTTTCTGCAGAAAATATGGACGGAATTGCTTTTGACGCGTTGGATATTCAATAA